Proteins found in one Neofelis nebulosa isolate mNeoNeb1 chromosome 3, mNeoNeb1.pri, whole genome shotgun sequence genomic segment:
- the LEPROTL1 gene encoding leptin receptor overlapping transcript-like 1 produces the protein MAGIKALISLSFGGAIGLMFLMLGCALPIYNQYWPLFVLFFYILSPIPYCIARRLVDDTDAMSNACKELAIFLTTGIVVSAFGLPIVFARAHLIEWGACALVLTGNTVIFATILGFFLVFGSNDDFSWQQW, from the exons ATGGCCGGCATCAAAG CTTTGATTAGTTTATCCTTTGGAGGAGCAATTGGGCTGATGTTTTTGATGCTTGGATGTGCCCTTCCAATATACAA ccaaTACTGGCctctctttgttctgtttttttacaTCCTTTCACCTATTCCATACTGCATAGCAAGAAGATTAGTGGATGATACAGATGCTATGAGTAATGCTTGTAAGGAACTTGCCATATTTCTTACAACAGGCATTGTTGTCTCAGCTTTTGGGCTCCCTATTGTATTTGCCAGAGCACATCTg ATTGAGTGGGGAGCTTGTGCACTTGTTCTCACAGGAAACACAGTCATATTTGCAACTATCCTGGGCTTTTTCTTGGTCTTTGGAAGCAATGATGACTTCAGCTGGCAGCAGTGGTGA